From the Roseibium sp. HPY-6 genome, one window contains:
- the lpdA gene encoding dihydrolipoyl dehydrogenase: MADTNYDVIIIGSGPGGYVTAIRAAQLGLKTAIVEREHMGGICLNWGCIPTKALLRSAEIYHYMQHAKDYGLSADNVSFDPSAVVKRSRGVSGQLAGGVGFLMKKNKVDIIWGEGKVTKVGEVTVSKTSKKAMEPQHPAPKGTKGEGVYKAKHIIVATGARPRVIPGIEPDGKDIWTYFEAMVPPSMPKSLIVMGSGAIGIEFASFYKTMGADVTVIEMMPTIMPVEDPEISGLAKKKMEKQGINFLLEAKVSQVKKGAKGVTATVETKDGKKQDLTAEKLISAVGVVGNIENLGLEVLGVKTDRGCVVIDGYGRTSVPGIYAIGDVAGPPMLAHKAEHEGVICVEKIAGKDVHAMDKSMIPGCTYCHPQVASVGLTEPKAKEAGYDIKVGRFPFIGNGKAIALGEPDGLIKTIFDAKTGQLLGAHMVGAEVTELIQGYVVAMNLETTEEDLMHTVFPHPTLSEMMKESVLDAYGRVLNM, from the coding sequence ATGGCTGATACCAACTACGACGTGATCATCATCGGCTCGGGGCCGGGTGGCTACGTGACTGCAATCCGCGCCGCTCAACTCGGCCTGAAGACGGCGATTGTCGAACGTGAACACATGGGCGGCATCTGTCTCAACTGGGGCTGTATCCCGACCAAGGCGCTGCTTCGCTCCGCCGAAATCTACCACTATATGCAGCACGCCAAAGACTACGGCCTTTCGGCTGACAATGTTTCTTTTGACCCTTCTGCAGTGGTCAAGCGCTCGCGCGGTGTTTCCGGCCAGCTTGCCGGCGGTGTCGGCTTCCTGATGAAGAAGAACAAGGTCGATATCATCTGGGGCGAGGGTAAGGTTACCAAGGTTGGCGAAGTCACGGTTTCCAAGACATCCAAGAAAGCCATGGAACCCCAGCATCCCGCACCGAAAGGCACCAAGGGAGAGGGCGTCTACAAGGCCAAACATATCATCGTGGCGACTGGTGCACGCCCGCGTGTGATCCCGGGCATCGAACCGGACGGCAAGGATATCTGGACTTACTTCGAAGCCATGGTTCCGCCTTCCATGCCAAAGTCGCTCATCGTCATGGGCTCCGGCGCGATCGGTATCGAGTTCGCCTCGTTCTACAAAACCATGGGTGCAGACGTCACAGTTATTGAAATGATGCCGACCATCATGCCGGTCGAAGATCCGGAAATTTCGGGTCTTGCCAAGAAAAAGATGGAAAAGCAGGGCATAAATTTCCTTCTAGAAGCCAAGGTTTCGCAGGTCAAAAAGGGCGCAAAGGGCGTTACCGCAACGGTTGAGACGAAGGACGGCAAGAAGCAGGATCTGACAGCTGAAAAGCTGATTTCGGCAGTCGGTGTTGTCGGGAATATCGAGAATCTCGGTCTTGAAGTACTCGGTGTAAAAACCGACCGTGGCTGCGTTGTCATTGACGGATATGGCCGCACGAGCGTTCCGGGTATTTACGCCATTGGCGATGTCGCGGGGCCGCCGATGCTGGCGCACAAGGCAGAGCATGAAGGCGTCATCTGCGTTGAAAAAATCGCCGGCAAAGACGTTCATGCGATGGACAAGTCCATGATCCCGGGCTGCACCTATTGTCACCCGCAGGTCGCCTCCGTCGGCCTCACGGAGCCAAAGGCCAAGGAAGCAGGCTACGACATCAAGGTAGGACGCTTTCCGTTTATCGGTAACGGCAAAGCAATTGCTCTTGGTGAACCGGACGGTCTGATCAAAACGATCTTCGATGCCAAGACCGGTCAGCTTCTGGGCGCGCACATGGTCGGTGCTGAAGTCACCGAACTGATCCAGGGTTATGTCGTCGCAATGAACCTTGAAACCACCGAAGAAGACCTGATGCACACGGTCTTCCCGCATCCGACGCTTTCGGAAATGATGAAGGAATCGGTGCTCGACGCATACGGAAGAGTTCTGAACATGTAG
- a CDS encoding GlsB/YeaQ/YmgE family stress response membrane protein yields MGLIVSAIIGLIAGAVAHRVLNSRGGFLGSLVVGLIGALLGGELASILNLNLAGGFVDRLIVAIVGAILFLFIWKKVFK; encoded by the coding sequence ATGGGACTGATTGTTTCCGCAATTATAGGTTTGATCGCGGGCGCAGTTGCTCACCGTGTCCTGAACAGCCGGGGTGGTTTCCTCGGCAGCCTGGTTGTCGGTCTGATCGGTGCGCTCCTGGGCGGAGAACTGGCGTCGATCCTCAATCTGAATCTGGCCGGCGGGTTTGTCGACCGTCTGATTGTCGCGATTGTCGGCGCGATCCTGTTTTTGTTTATCTGGAAAAAGGTCTTCAAGTAG
- a CDS encoding type II toxin-antitoxin system RatA family toxin, whose amino-acid sequence MPSFSSNHKVSHKADDMFRLVADVEQYPQFVPLCQGLHVRGRKELDDGRTVLVADMTVAYKLFKETFTSRVELRPEARTILVEYLDGPFKHLENKWTFEDAEEGSCNVGFFISYEFKSRTLGSLMGVMFDKAFRKFSSAFEARADEVYGT is encoded by the coding sequence ATGCCCAGTTTCTCTTCCAATCACAAGGTCAGTCACAAGGCGGACGATATGTTCCGCCTTGTCGCCGATGTGGAGCAGTATCCCCAATTCGTTCCCTTGTGTCAGGGACTTCATGTGCGCGGCCGCAAAGAACTTGATGACGGCCGCACGGTACTCGTTGCCGATATGACGGTCGCCTACAAGCTTTTCAAAGAGACGTTCACCAGTCGTGTCGAGTTGCGTCCCGAGGCCCGCACCATTCTCGTTGAATACCTGGATGGGCCGTTCAAGCATCTAGAAAACAAATGGACGTTTGAGGATGCGGAAGAGGGAAGCTGCAATGTCGGCTTCTTCATTTCCTACGAATTCAAAAGCCGCACGCTCGGCTCGCTCATGGGCGTCATGTTCGACAAAGCATTCAGAAAGTTCTCAAGTGCCTTCGAAGCGCGCGCAGACGAAGTCTACGGCACTTGA
- a CDS encoding thioesterase family protein, whose amino-acid sequence MGITSDKSEFRLATYGTLAPGRANHAQLKDLQGRWTEGTVRGRLVQAGWGAALGFPALVLDPEGQNVEVFIFESAELPDHWDRLDAFEGEGYQRVETLVNTDDGSVSAFIYVVAEQPREAGAGRQRAGIGAFPLKTTDKLRYADTDRQGHINNAVFNTFLETGRVELLYGDELMLEGAAFVIARLELDFLAEINWPGTVEIGTAVKEVGRSSFKLFQRVFQDGTPVAEAVTIIVQMNDTTRRSVPLSENARERLAELVRPALST is encoded by the coding sequence ATGGGGATCACGTCAGATAAATCGGAATTTCGGCTCGCGACGTACGGTACCCTGGCTCCGGGACGCGCCAATCATGCGCAATTGAAGGATCTTCAAGGACGTTGGACGGAAGGTACGGTGCGTGGCCGGCTCGTCCAGGCCGGCTGGGGAGCGGCACTCGGGTTTCCCGCCCTTGTCCTCGACCCTGAAGGACAAAATGTCGAGGTGTTTATCTTTGAAAGCGCCGAACTTCCTGATCACTGGGATCGCCTGGACGCTTTTGAAGGAGAAGGATATCAGCGTGTGGAAACGCTCGTGAATACCGACGACGGATCGGTATCTGCTTTCATCTATGTCGTTGCCGAACAGCCACGTGAAGCCGGGGCGGGGCGACAACGGGCAGGCATTGGCGCTTTCCCGTTAAAAACGACCGACAAGCTTCGATACGCAGACACCGATCGGCAAGGGCATATCAACAATGCGGTGTTCAACACGTTTCTCGAAACGGGCAGGGTCGAACTCCTTTATGGGGATGAACTTATGCTGGAGGGCGCGGCGTTCGTCATCGCGCGGCTGGAACTCGATTTCCTTGCCGAGATCAACTGGCCTGGAACCGTGGAGATCGGGACGGCGGTGAAGGAGGTCGGACGCAGTTCCTTCAAGCTTTTTCAGCGCGTGTTCCAGGACGGCACGCCTGTCGCAGAGGCTGTCACGATCATCGTTCAGATGAACGATACAACCCGCAGGTCGGTCCCGCTTTCAGAAAACGCTCGTGAGAGGTTGGCAGAACTGGTCAGACCTGCGCTCAGCACATAG
- a CDS encoding GlsB/YeaQ/YmgE family stress response membrane protein, translating to MDAKAIFIWIAIGIAAGWLASIFVGGGGIIRYLLTGVLGAFVGGFIFKFAGININLGNTYVNEIVVAAVGAIVVVLVARLLA from the coding sequence ATGGATGCGAAAGCAATTTTTATCTGGATAGCCATCGGGATCGCGGCCGGTTGGCTTGCGAGTATCTTCGTCGGCGGCGGTGGCATCATTCGCTATTTGCTCACTGGCGTTCTCGGCGCTTTTGTCGGCGGGTTTATTTTCAAATTCGCCGGTATCAACATCAATCTCGGCAACACCTATGTGAACGAAATCGTGGTTGCCGCTGTCGGAGCGATCGTTGTCGTGCTGGTGGCACGTCTTCTGGCTTGA
- the lipA gene encoding lipoyl synthase, with amino-acid sequence MVTIVDTLNRPKEKSDARPRHPEKEHRPDNPIQRKPKWIRVKAPTSPVYRETQNVVRDNNLVTVCEEAGCPNIGECWSKKHASFMILGDTCTRACAFCNVRTGMPGPVDQNEPQGVADAVATMGLQHVVVTSVDRDDLDDGGAQHFADVIEAIRQTSPSTTVEVLTPDFLRKDSALETVVAAKPDVFNHNLETVPSKYLTVRPGARYFHSIRLLQKVKELDPEMFTKSGIMVGLGEIRNEVLQLMDDLRAADVDFLTIGQYLQPSKKHHPVMSFVTPEEFKGYERIAYAKGFLKVSASPLTRSSHHAGEDFAELRAARKAKLGH; translated from the coding sequence ATGGTTACGATCGTCGACACGCTCAATCGCCCGAAGGAAAAGTCAGATGCCCGTCCGCGGCATCCGGAAAAGGAACATCGTCCGGACAATCCTATTCAGCGCAAGCCGAAATGGATCCGCGTCAAGGCGCCGACGTCGCCCGTTTATCGCGAAACCCAGAATGTGGTGCGCGACAACAATCTCGTCACCGTTTGCGAAGAAGCAGGTTGTCCTAACATCGGTGAGTGCTGGTCAAAAAAACACGCCAGCTTCATGATCCTTGGCGATACCTGTACGCGGGCTTGCGCCTTCTGCAATGTCAGGACCGGAATGCCCGGGCCGGTTGACCAGAACGAGCCGCAAGGTGTCGCAGATGCCGTTGCGACCATGGGTTTGCAACATGTTGTCGTGACATCCGTTGATCGCGATGATCTCGACGACGGTGGCGCGCAGCACTTTGCAGATGTGATTGAAGCCATCCGGCAAACGTCACCGAGCACCACCGTCGAAGTGCTGACGCCTGACTTCCTGCGCAAGGACAGTGCCCTTGAAACAGTTGTTGCGGCCAAGCCCGACGTCTTCAATCACAATCTCGAAACCGTGCCTTCGAAGTATCTGACTGTGAGGCCGGGAGCGCGTTACTTTCATTCTATCCGCCTTCTCCAGAAGGTGAAGGAACTTGATCCGGAAATGTTCACAAAGTCCGGTATCATGGTAGGACTGGGGGAGATCCGGAACGAGGTATTGCAGCTGATGGACGACCTGCGCGCTGCTGACGTGGATTTCCTGACGATTGGTCAGTATCTGCAGCCATCCAAGAAACATCACCCGGTAATGTCGTTTGTAACGCCCGAAGAGTTCAAGGGATACGAGCGCATAGCTTATGCCAAGGGCTTCCTGAAGGTTTCAGCCAGCCCACTTACGCGCTCGTCTCACCATGCTGGTGAGGACTTCGCTGAATTGCGGGCAGCGCGAAAAGCAAAACTCGGCCACTAG